The nucleotide sequence GTTATCTAAAACTAATCTGTGTTGATATGACAAGAGATTGTCAAATTCCATCTGTGTCTGTATTGTtcaacccctctctctctctctctctctctctctctctcacagagGCACATTCTAGTGCAATGATGTTTGGCTGCCTGTATCTAGAACTCTCTGTCTCTTTGGACCACCACACTAATGACCTGCTGGAGGCAGCTGTGAGAGCGGCCCGGGGCCACAGTATGGGGCTCGGCTGGACGGAGGGGTCACCCACGGCGGCACGTAGGGAGAGTCTGACCACCAGGGCCAAGCGCTTCCTGTCAGGGCTGGTTCCACGCTCCCATCTCGGCCGAGAAAGAGATTCTCCCAGAGACAGAGACCTCAGCCGACACAGAGGAAGTAGAATGCTCAGGCAGAAATCACGTTCCTGTCATGACCTCAGCGCTCTGATGTAACCGAAAACATCTGCGAGAGTAACAGCGGTTGAGAGAGAGGAAATAAGAGTTTGAAAAAGAGTGATAAAGGAGGGGAGCGATATGGGAAAAGGGAAGCTGAGGGAAGATTAAACGGAACTGcatgtttgattgacaggtgaggAGATAAGAGACCGTGTTAACGGACCACTTCACCATGAGATGATCCTTTAGTGATATAACCTAAACTAGTATGTGTGAAATTAGTTCTTTATCTCTCAGCCATCGGACGTGACAGTGGTGCAGAGATACCTAGCAGTGTAAAAACAATCCTTTACAACACAAACTTTAAGGTTTAAACAGACGGACacacaaatataacaatgaTCCTCAGTATAATGAGAATGCTTAGACACGCTGGCTGTGACAGGCTGTTAGACATGAAAAAGTAGCTCCTGTAGTTCCCTGTTGGGAAGCATGCTGACACAGCAAACATACAGAACGGTAGGCCTAATGAAAGTTCTGTAGTTAAAACACAGGCACAGAATAAGATAATGTAGTTATtgcatgttttcttatttttttagatCGTCTCACCTCATTCTTCAAAATCGTTAACGGTATAACCTAATACTGTCTCCAAAACAAATGTGGTGTTCtcaacattcatgttttttctttcagtcCCTGCTAAAAACAGAATTTGAATCCACAAAATGATCAGAGCAAGAGATGTGGAAAGCTACGCTACATTGTGTGTTGCCTTCTTATTCGATTTAAAGAGGCATTACAGTTATAGGCTGGTTTAGGTTCAAGATGCAATCCTTAACTTTGTTTTggggtaaaaaataaaaaaaatcatattgaaCAAGTACATCAAAAATCTGTGCATTCTTCCttagcatttttgtcttgatttactgtgcaaatatctaaatattcttaaatcaagagACTTTTTGTCAAGAAAGGTGACGAAAGATATTacgttttgttttatgaaagaaaatataagaattaagtaagTTAAAAAAACTCTGCCAATAGGGTGAGAAAAATTTGGATAATTAGAATAAATAGGTACCTGAGAAAAAAGTTAATGTGAgtttaagtttgtttttcacCCCATTGACAGATTGTTTTGCTAgtttataaaaaatgcttttgtcttttccttAAAATATGTACAACAATAACTGCTGTATTgcttaaagtgaatatgaacttgttttcattgCAGTATTTTAGGTCTGAAAACATTTGGACCTGTTTTTTCCagtgttcatttttttgtaaatgaatgcaaatttaaatttggaagaaatgttgttagtagttcacagaataaaactggaatgaacattttacctaaaaacAGACCTATAAATAGTGCATTTTCATAACTGAAAAATGGGTCTCCGAAATGTTCTCTTGTGGCTGTATATTGGTGGATCTCTAATGTATAAATTAAGCTGTTGGGTACAAATTGGTCATTTGATTTCAACACAAGTAAAGTATGTGAattaacctgcaattttatgctTTAAACAGAGATAGCGATATAGgcaaaagttatggattgcaggACCCCGATTGAACTGTACACCAGTCAGACAGTGCAGGTTAAAGTTATAAAATTGGTCTTTGTACACGGTTTAACCATGCAGATCAGATTTATTTAACGAATCTTGTCCAAAAGATCACAGCATGTGTTGAGCCCCATGCGGCGATTTCCTGACGCAAGAATATATCATCCCAAAAATAACAACgctttgttaaacattttggcCGAAAACATCATATGATTGTAttcagtgttttctttcttccaaATGTGTTTTAGTATAAATATCCAGCCAGTTGCGATAATTACAAATCATACCTTCAAGGGCCTTGTTTACAAGTTGAATTAGCACTTGCTAAATAGTTCACATATGCGGTTTCATAGTGTGAACAAATGAATGGATAGTGCGTCGGACGACTGATTAAACGCTTCAGATTCAACAAACAAACTCCTGGTTCATGGTTGCGATTAATAGACTCATACATTTTAGAACAAAAGGGCGATATTCAAAGAGAAACCAATATGTGTTATCGGGTACTATTAAATTCCTCATGTTTTAGTTGGTCACACACATATATTGAGCCTTTGCAGACTCATGCAAAGTAATGTCAATTGATTGATTAAGAGCTAATGGGCTATTTGTTTCTGCGGCTACAAACCTTACAATGATAAATTGCAATAAAACGATAAATTGTTGTAGTCCTTCTCACTTAACATAATTGAATTCCAGCAATGCTGTGGGGTATTTAATGagcataaaacaaatgaaataaagcaaTGTTAAGCAGTCAGTGTTGGCAAGGAAAGCACATCTGAAGAGCGAGGGGTCTAGACTCTAGAGAGAGAACTTTAATAGAGTCCCGTGAGCCAGACGGAATGAACACCAGAGATTAACTTCATTGTGTCAAATTACTCTTGAACGAATTTAACACCTTATTCTAATGAAAGCAAGCCATGTTCACACAACTTGAATGAGCTTATTGATTCTTACTTTCCTTATACGGGTTGATTGTAATGTAGGATTTGATTTGTCTACATTCAGTAGCCACATTAAAGTCTGAGAGATCTTAGAAGGCGCCTTGCCTAATGCCATACGGCCTTGGGTTTCTTTCAGACTTCATAAACCCACTTTCATTAAAGAAAGTTAGGACAAGCAATACGGATAGGAGCCCACGATCATATTCTTTTAAAGCATGTAACGTCTTATACCTGTATGTTTAGTGAAATAGGACAGTCCTTTTTAGATTAGGGGGTTATTCAAAGAACTTTGGTTTGaacaatattattaatttactttGTGTACTTCTGATTTTGGGGAGATTTTATGATCACGGGTTAAGATTTATTAGTTTTGTGTTGGCATCTCCTTCCAAGACCCCAAAAGATAACCACAAATTACTGTTTTGAAATCTATTCAGTGTGTACGGGTAGAGTTGAAAGAGGTTAAAGAGACCACAAGAGCATATGTGAAAACAAGTGTGAGAACCCACACAGCTCTTTCTGTAATTTCACCTGCACACAAGTTCATCCCGTCATTGCACAATCTCATGGAATCCAGCGTATCTGCCATAAGACCGAGCATTTCTGTGGGGGCTGGCCACACAGGCATGTGCGACAACGAACATGCAACGTTCTGGAAACGTTCCGAGGTCACACATGGCAACACCTCTCACTTGATATTATTGCTGAATATTATACACTCTGTCTTTGAAAACGAGAGAATAAAACCAATTTGTTACAATAACTCTGGCTTGTCTGTGTCCCTGTGCGGCGATTAAACGACAAAGGCAAATAAACCAGCAGCCTCGCTGAATGTTGGCATACAGTACAGTGAGGCTCCTTGAGGTGAAGaactatatttgtatttgaaagaaATTGATGGCTTCACTCTATAGGCAGATGGTTGGAAACGGGACGCGAGGTAGGAAAGAAAAAGGGATGACAAATGTTAGTTGCTTAGCGACCGTTGTCAAGGAGACAGAGTGTGACTCTCCTCTGACCAGacttagatttttttactatgTTTGTCTGTTCGACTGGGAGACGAATTGCTGAAGTGGAGTCTGAAAACACTTGAATTAACAAAAGGAAATGCACGCAGAAATTGAAttggttaaaagaaatttaATGAATAGAAAAAACAGACGAGAAATCATATTGGATTGAGTGCCTTCATGATGAACTCCAAAGAATGGCTTTTTTGAAAGGCAGACTCTATCATTACCATGAAAATATGTCATTACATATACAATTTATAGCACAGTAGCTTTTAAAAAATTTGCGTTGGCTGCCTGTGCTGCTTTGAATTGCTTATCAATTTTTTTCACAAGTTTGGGACATTGCATCCTCACTGGTCATATGGAAGTCTTTAAAATTCCTCCAAATTGTGCATGGCTTTATCAGACCTTTCGGGCAGGTTAACACAAAGTCATCACAGCATCTGATGAAGAGTTCGATTTTTAATATCAGATCTGATCTATACCTCTGGGGGATTTACCTCAAGTTGTCCCATTTGCATTGAAATGATATTCCACTTGCATATTTGACTGCAAACACATTCATTACATTCATTTAGAAACCTTTGAATTGATACATTCTTTCATTTCAGATATAAAAGTGTTAGATAAAAATAGGGTTAAAACACCTTCTGTAGCATAGTGACCTGTGTACTTTAAAAAGAGCAaacactgccatctagtggactGGGAACAGTTTAATGTGTCACGAGATTCAACAGCAATTAGGAGAAACTCTAAAATGTGTACTAAAGCAAAGCTATGTGTTTTAATCAACAGACTACATCGATTCACATAAGCAGGGTTGACACTGTAAAGTATGTTGGCAGTCGAGTAAGCACACTCCATCTCTCCTGAATGTCGCCATTAAAGCTTCTCATCCGTGTGCTCCGACCTCTGGTGCTTACGTACCCACGACAGGGTGGAAAAACTCTTGTAACACTCACCGCAGTACATTTTCTTGCCAAAATTTTGCTCCATGTGCTTCTTCAAACAACTTGCCGAGCTCAGGCATTTTCCACACTCTGAGCATTTGTGGATGTTGATCCCTGCCATGTCTTGATGGCTTTGGGAGGTTTTTACACGGGTGCTGCAATGGAACACGCTGGAGTGTACTTTTTTGTGCAACTTGAGCTCCTTCCTGTCTTTGAAGGCTGACCCACATTGAGAACACGTTCACTGTCTGTCATTAGTGTGGATCAACTTATGATTCTTCAGAGTGTCAAGTCTGTTAAAGCTCTTGCCGCACTGCTCGCAGTGGAAAGGTATGTCCTTGGAGTGCGTGACCTGGTGCATCTTTAAAGAGCAACTGTGGCTAAAGCTCTCATCACATTTTGAGCACTTGTATGGTTTTTCCCCAGTGTGTTCCTGCTGGTGTTTGGTACAGTCTCCGGATGAATGGAACCTTTTCCCACACTGCTCACAGCTGTAAGgcttctctccagtgtgaatgcGCTCGTGCACTCTTAGGTAGACGGGAAGCTTGAAGGATTTGCTGCAGTAGGTGCACTTGTAAGGGCTGTCATCGGAGTGGGTCCTCATGTGTGATTTCAGGTAGCTCAGTCTTTTGAAGCTTAGTGTGCACTGTGTGCAATGAAAAGGACGGACGTCCTGATGACTGAGCTGATGAGTGTAAAGATCTGGCTTTCTCAAGAAACACTTTCCACAAACAGAACAGCCAAACGGCTTGTTCCCCGAATGGCTATTCAGGTGAGTTTTCAAATCAGGCTTTGCCGTAAACTTTTTGTCACATTGTGTGCATACAAAAGGCTTCTCTCCAGTGTGGGTCATTTTGTGTCTCCTCATAGCCGCTGAAGTGTTGAAAAGCTTCTCGCAATGATCGCACTGAAAGCGCAGATTTCCTTCATGCAACTGCACGTGATTTTTTAGAACATTTTTCTGAGAAAAGCATTTCCCACAATGAGAACAAGAGAAGGGTTTTTCCCCTGTGTGGGTCCTTAAATGGACCTTTAGAGAATTCATCCTGCAGAACTTTTTCTTGCAGTGCGAGCACTGGAAAAGCTTCTCACCCGTGTGCAGTCGCATGTGTAAGTTGAGTTCACTCTTACCGGCATAACTCTTTTCACAGGTGGAGCACTTGTACGGCTTTTCTAGGACGTGTATCTTCGTGTGGGATATGAGGTCAGactttttttggaaaatctTGCCACATTTTGGACACAGGTTGGACCTCGATGATTTAGGAGTAGCTGTGAGTGATGATGGAGGTTGCACTGGAGGTTGCACTTTAGATTCATTGGCCCCCAAAAGCGTGAAAGTGGTTGAAGGAACGGGATCATGTGGCATCATATCGGTATCTACCTCTTCGTCCCTAGAGGCACAAATCAAAGACTTAGAAGAAAAGATGTGAACGAATGGGAGATCTTTGATCCCAGACATCATAAAAAGAAACGTGGcacttacattgttttaatcGACTGCCtgctctgaaaaaaaaaaaaaaccaagtTTAGAATAAGTGCTCTCTGCTGGGAAGTTTAAGTGAGTTGGACCTTGTCTTATCTTATGCTGTTTTCCACTGATTCATATTTGATCTTCATCACCATCCAGACCGCAGTAATAGCGCTTCTTTTTCCCTGAGGCTGCCTGTGTTCACTTCCTCAATGAAGTCTCTGATTTCTGCATCTATTTATTGTGAGAAGCTTCTGAAGTACTACTACACTTGCTTGGCTACTGGCTGCAAAACTCTTTTACCTACTACCGTTAACTTGAAAAATTGTTTTTGGCCCAATCTATATTTGTATGACTTTTATATAGTTTATCAGTTATAGATCATGTAAATGTCTTTCTCCCTAGTTCTGTACTACTTTTCTTATTGTTTAATCTTACCTTGAATGctgcatttgttttgtcttcacAAGAAGATATGAGTTTCCAGTTTCCATTCTCAAGGTTCTTAATAACGTCACGAGACAATGTTGTGAAGCAGTAATTTTCCACTGTGTGTGCTACTATAACACTACCAGACGAATCTCTTTCTAGACGGAGTTAGAATGAGCATCTAAAAACGCAACTATTCAACTTTCCCTTACAGACTTTCCTCATTTTATTATATCATCACATcttctcctgcctgctgttctatCCTTACATCTCTGATAGCATCAATATCAAGAAGACAGTATATATTCAATTGGATGTAAGCACAGAGGGAGGGTGAGAATGTTATGCTCTGGAGTTATCATAAGAGAGGAACACAGTTTGATACAATGAAAAGTTACCAAAAAGCATCTCAGTCGGTCATAAGAGATTAtatgaacaaaatatttcacTCACGTCATTATTTTGTCATGTAAAGTTTGTATAATTGAATTGAGAAATTCCTTCACTGAATTGTATTAATGCAGTCTTACTAAACTCCTCCTTGTGGTGATTAAACCATTCTTAAAATTACAATACGATGATAATACAATAGACCATCAGTTTTAAATACTATTGCAAATTGGGACCCAAGATGAATTGGAGCTTTAAACAAAGGTTTTACCTGCAACATGAATAAtctcaaaatgtgtttatattacttttactaagagaaaacaaacacttttcgTTCTATAAaaccaattaaaataaaatatcgtACTGTTTGGACATTCATAAGCGATTCACACAGTTGTCTGTGAAGATCATTAATGCAAACTTTATTTCTTCAGTAACAATGTCATGTAAATTGGCACACTTACCAACTCACTCCCAGCACTCCTGGTTCGGTTTGGTTCATTGGTTTCCAGAAACGTTTCTCTCTGTGTCAAAGCGAGAAACGCTGAAGTGCTGCAGAAGCACAGAACAGTGTATCACCATCAAACAAACAGGACATCTCAGACACTTTTTGAACTCCCAGTAACTTTGTAAGCAGCTTTTACACAAACTGTggcaacattttaaaacaacagagTCTTTTAAAGTTGAAGTGCAAAGGTAACACTGTTTAACAGGAGGGGTGGGGTGGTTGCCATGATGTTGTGGCAACATTAAGGGTGAACAAGGGTGTTCCTTAGAGGTAACGTATCAGTTGTGACGTTTCATAGACCGACGTCACATGCTGTAGTTCTCTTACAGCAGGATCTCGTGCTGTTGCGGTTCGAGACACCTCGGAAGTGGAATATTTCCCAGTACAAACGCGGAAGAACGTCTGGATGTAGTAACactaaaacattaattttactAATGATTTCGTTACATTAAACGCAAGTATATGTTAACATAAACATAGCGCCGGAAAATTATTTCCGGGTTGAAGTGGGGAACTAGCACGTGAGGTTTCAGAAGTGCTTGTCGAAAGCTACATCAGGATCAGAGACACCATCTTATGGTCAGGAGACCATTACACAGTACatccagttttttttacaatatattattCCTCTTTATGGAAGCCCGTTTCTTTGGAAGCCCATTTCCGCCACGTGATAAAAAAAGGAGGCTCGAAAAAGTCATAATTGTGAGATTGatagtcataataatgagataaaaaaacgaaattaTGAGATTGAAAATcataattatgagataaaagagaaataatgtaatggcaaacattttaaagactaAAGAATGTATTAATCAAACTGTCAAATCCAATATTTAATGTCGCTAAAACAGAAATACTGCAGGTTTTCCGATTTCCTTATATTATGATCTGTAATACATCTGGCTTGCTGATTCGCCAACCCTGACTGGATCGTTTTAGCAGCTGTAAGAAGTTACCATTTGTTTCCTTTGTCTGGTGTGTGCCTGGGCTTAAAATATAGCCTATAGGCCTACTACCTATACTATACTTTTCTCtgacttttttctttaattctgtttttagGACTGTAAGAGTTCTATTAAAGTTAATATTGTAGTTAAAGTGTGTCTATTTCACTGAAATAAtgcaacttaaaatatttaacaacaatatattaaaagcttaaaaacgAATATGTcactatttgtttatttaaatgatgtcaaatgaaaaaaaaacattgctttttttaacaACGTAGCAATTTAGGAACAAGTTATAATTATTAGAGTAGATAATTTAACAAACAATATGAGATAGCCTTcattatatcatgtttttttataaagcaaagCAATGTGTGTAAACAAAAAGGCGAATAGAAAGCAACGGACAGAAAATACAGAACGCCTTTCATTTCGCGCAGAACAAATGAACAAGCCTTTAATATAGCAGACTGCCCATATTAGCTTATTTATAGAACATACACTCGAGTCCGACTGTGATTATGAGGTTaagattattttacatgttcttgTCGAGGAAATGCAACCATTGTGCAAGGAAAGAAAGTCAGCTCAATTTTTGTAAACTCCGTCTGAGCAATCTGCGCAAACTCTGCAAGGGGACACATGTAACAGTGCTAAGCGATCACGTTTATTCAAGCtctttttgtgatttaaataacaaagaaattaCAAAGTTATGTGAATCTAGAAGCGGAGACATTCTCAACTCAGTTTAACAGCGCCTAGCAAACTTTTACAGCGCCTTTACCATATCGGGCCAATTGTCACCGATCCCCGATCTAGAATTGTATTTAGTATCGATACTGATACccgatacaaatatcggatcggagcatccctctTTTCTACTCTGTTTTATTACTATGTGTCTGCTGATGCATTTGGATGTCTGCActggaaacaaaaaacaaatcccTTTGTGTGCAGGTACTCCAGCAATAAATGTATTCTTATTTAGACTTATTTTGGCctaaaaatgaattgttaaaaatttaattaacaatttttatttcaccatAGAAAAGAAGAAACACATCAGTTTCTTTGTCAGTTATTTCCGTCtgtgaaaactgaaaacaaataaccaatatatatatatatataaccaatCGCAATTGGTTTTTAAAACCACTGAGTTGCATTTAGACCATTCTAACCAGCGGATGTCCCCAGcgtgctgtttttatttctcataatTTCGATTTtttaaacccaaatgttcaaaataatcatacagataaagcaatgtaaacttaattttataaaaaagttctacttatttaaatatttcaaattcctaaagcactttctttcttttgagtgaagtataatgattatttttgattaacttgaagtgtttactaaaactaaaaaaaaaatgttttcttcttgttcaatttatttaaccTAGTTAATTCATCACAATTGGTCAAGAAGAATTTCCAATCTCCACCATTTTTTTGTGGGCTTGTATTCTTTTATGCAGAAATTACAGGCACCTTTTGTGAAGCTAGACAAATATAACatgacatttataatgaaataaccacaaatgtcttttctgagctcacatcattatcagttttattcaacccccaagtgacattcaatcttagtacttagtacaacatccttttacagttataactgctttaaaacgtgaagcatagcttgacacaagtgtcttgcagcgatctacgggtatcttcgcccattcatcatgggcaaaagcctccagttcagtcacattcttaggcttgcgcactgcaactgctttctttaagtcccaccagaggttctcaatcggatttaagtctggtgactgcgatggccacttcaaaatgttccagcctttaatctgtaaccatgctctagtggacttggaggtatgcttgggatcattgtcctgttgaaaggtccaacgtcttccaagcctcaggtttgtgatggactgcatcacattgtcatccaatatctcctggtactgaagagaattcatggtaccttgcacacgctgaagcttcccagtacctgcagaagcaaaacagccccaaagcatgattgaccccccgccatgcttcacagttggcaaggtgttcttttcttcataggccttgttcttcttcctccaaacatagcgttgatccatgggcccaaacagttctaattttgtttcatcagtccacagaacactatcccaaaacttctgtggtttgtccacatgacttttggcatactgcagtcgactcttcttattctttggggacagcaagggggtgcgcctgggagttctggcatggaggccttcattacgcagggtgcgccgtattgtctgagcagaaacttcagtacccacatctgacaaatcttttctcagttcctcagcagtcacacggggacttttctccactctacgcttcaggtagcgcacagcagtcaaCAAAGGTCTTATGAAGCAAatcgatgtgtttgtttaagagaaatatccatattgacaatgCTATTAACGATAATGTGAAACATCTGGAATCCCTCAGCTGCAGGCGAATGAGAGGCTTGCTCAATAAGCTCAAAACtagctgcaagatatgtcaagtcctgcaaTGACAAAAGAACAACCacaatagaaaaaaacactgtacatcACAAAGTGACACTGACATAACACGCACAAACTGACAACCCCATTAGCAATTATATCACAACTGTGAACTTTAATactttgctctttttctgtttatattgacgATGACTTCTTTAACAGAACTCAAAGCTGATCTAATATCTGCATTTTCCAGGTAAGCAAGACAACGAGGCAACAGTGACAAGAAAGCAAATCGCCAATGATGTGTAAATAGAGAataaaccttgggagaaaccagactcagcTGGGAGAGCCAGTTCTCATCTGACACATTACAGATGCAATTACTTAGCTTAGTAGTGATGTATTCAtgcaaacataaaatagttacgacAGGATGTATGATTGttctttttaacatttcataACTTAGAATGTTAATGTAGTAAGGGAGGGATCTTAGTTATAAAACAGCACTTACCTGGATTCATTCGActtcaaaaaaatgaacaaaaaacttGTCACTTCctctgtactgtatattaatttatatgacCTCCTTTACCGTCTGGATCTGTTATTTCTTGCCTTTTGACCATTTTAGAATATGTAAACAATGCTgttccagaagcacttcctgtttcactttttattagaattattattttatttcacatgcaTAATTACGTCTTAAAGGTGTCATtaattaagaaatatatttaaacatgagcttttgttatataaaagttCATTGTATTCAAACGAACATCCTTACAGCAGAGATAACACATAATAATATCCTGTAAATTCAAAGTCATTCCTACATGATAAGTGGTAATTTGGTCATGTCCAGAGCCATCGAGAAAGAGAGCTCTGCTAATGAAAGTCCAGAACGCTGGAGTTTCACCTGATTCATGGATCCtacagatagttccaggaagttattttttctctttaaaagctttatttcattcaattttATGCATCAAATGGCATTCGTCTATAAAtaggttagaagtttacctcagttggtctgtttagtcgcagctccatgcgttactagtaatttacgggaactattgagagcctccatatCCGCCAttgctgtaaaaaaactgttccattagAGTCAACGGAGTTGAGGCGACTCTCTCCCAATCCCAATTCTCCCTTAAAtttcagtctgctgccagtttcatttcaaaatgttttacacatccaatcaattcgcagtgaaaaacataccgattgtcatattttcatagtacatgcccatcgtaaattattttcctaatattgtattctgtatttattcacactgtatatctgcacttgctaattgcacttctggttagacctaaactacatttcgttacactgtacttgtatatgtgtaatgacaataaagttgaatctaatctaatctaatctaataaccACGGCCATAcattttcactcggaaatgtgtcacaatacggaagtaaaaatgatTGCAACTTTCGGTGTATGGGgacttaaagagtacataactaggggtTTTAAGGtcttactttggtttatggagtgtccaacaacaagtttatgtacagagAAGgtgtaaaacattatttcataataattggtaattattcttacctta is from Triplophysa dalaica isolate WHDGS20190420 chromosome 3, ASM1584641v1, whole genome shotgun sequence and encodes:
- the si:ch211-119o8.6 gene encoding zinc finger protein 271 isoform X3; translated protein: MNQTEPGVLGVSWQSIKTMDEEVDTDMMPHDPVPSTTFTLLGANESKVQPPVQPPSSLTATPKSSRSNLCPKCGKIFQKKSDLISHTKIHVLEKPYKCSTCEKSYAGKSELNLHMRLHTGEKLFQCSHCKKKFCRMNSLKVHLRTHTGEKPFSCSHCGKCFSQKNVLKNHVQLHEGNLRFQCDHCEKLFNTSAAMRRHKMTHTGEKPFVCTQCDKKFTAKPDLKTHLNSHSGNKPFGCSVCGKCFLRKPDLYTHQLSHQDVRPFHCTQCTLSFKRLSYLKSHMRTHSDDSPYKCTYCSKSFKLPVYLRVHERIHTGEKPYSCEQCGKRFHSSGDCTKHQQEHTGEKPYKCSKCDESFSHSCSLKMHQVTHSKDIPFHCEQCGKSFNRLDTLKNHKLIHTNDRQ
- the si:ch211-119o8.6 gene encoding zinc finger protein 271 isoform X1, with the translated sequence METGNSYLLVKTKQMQHSRQSIKTMDEEVDTDMMPHDPVPSTTFTLLGANESKVQPPVQPPSSLTATPKSSRSNLCPKCGKIFQKKSDLISHTKIHVLEKPYKCSTCEKSYAGKSELNLHMRLHTGEKLFQCSHCKKKFCRMNSLKVHLRTHTGEKPFSCSHCGKCFSQKNVLKNHVQLHEGNLRFQCDHCEKLFNTSAAMRRHKMTHTGEKPFVCTQCDKKFTAKPDLKTHLNSHSGNKPFGCSVCGKCFLRKPDLYTHQLSHQDVRPFHCTQCTLSFKRLSYLKSHMRTHSDDSPYKCTYCSKSFKLPVYLRVHERIHTGEKPYSCEQCGKRFHSSGDCTKHQQEHTGEKPYKCSKCDESFSHSCSLKMHQVTHSKDIPFHCEQCGKSFNRLDTLKNHKLIHTNDRQ
- the si:ch211-119o8.6 gene encoding gastrula zinc finger protein XlCGF17.1 isoform X5 is translated as MDEEVDTDMMPHDPVPSTTFTLLGANESKVQPPVQPPSSLTATPKSSRSNLCPKCGKIFQKKSDLISHTKIHVLEKPYKCSTCEKSYAGKSELNLHMRLHTGEKLFQCSHCKKKFCRMNSLKVHLRTHTGEKPFSCSHCGKCFSQKNVLKNHVQLHEGNLRFQCDHCEKLFNTSAAMRRHKMTHTGEKPFVCTQCDKKFTAKPDLKTHLNSHSGNKPFGCSVCGKCFLRKPDLYTHQLSHQDVRPFHCTQCTLSFKRLSYLKSHMRTHSDDSPYKCTYCSKSFKLPVYLRVHERIHTGEKPYSCEQCGKRFHSSGDCTKHQQEHTGEKPYKCSKCDESFSHSCSLKMHQVTHSKDIPFHCEQCGKSFNRLDTLKNHKLIHTNDRQ
- the si:ch211-119o8.6 gene encoding zinc finger protein 271 isoform X4 gives rise to the protein MNQTEPGVLGVSWDEEVDTDMMPHDPVPSTTFTLLGANESKVQPPVQPPSSLTATPKSSRSNLCPKCGKIFQKKSDLISHTKIHVLEKPYKCSTCEKSYAGKSELNLHMRLHTGEKLFQCSHCKKKFCRMNSLKVHLRTHTGEKPFSCSHCGKCFSQKNVLKNHVQLHEGNLRFQCDHCEKLFNTSAAMRRHKMTHTGEKPFVCTQCDKKFTAKPDLKTHLNSHSGNKPFGCSVCGKCFLRKPDLYTHQLSHQDVRPFHCTQCTLSFKRLSYLKSHMRTHSDDSPYKCTYCSKSFKLPVYLRVHERIHTGEKPYSCEQCGKRFHSSGDCTKHQQEHTGEKPYKCSKCDESFSHSCSLKMHQVTHSKDIPFHCEQCGKSFNRLDTLKNHKLIHTNDRQ
- the si:ch211-119o8.6 gene encoding zinc finger protein 271 isoform X2 — its product is MMSGIKDLPFVHIFSSKSLICASRDEEVDTDMMPHDPVPSTTFTLLGANESKVQPPVQPPSSLTATPKSSRSNLCPKCGKIFQKKSDLISHTKIHVLEKPYKCSTCEKSYAGKSELNLHMRLHTGEKLFQCSHCKKKFCRMNSLKVHLRTHTGEKPFSCSHCGKCFSQKNVLKNHVQLHEGNLRFQCDHCEKLFNTSAAMRRHKMTHTGEKPFVCTQCDKKFTAKPDLKTHLNSHSGNKPFGCSVCGKCFLRKPDLYTHQLSHQDVRPFHCTQCTLSFKRLSYLKSHMRTHSDDSPYKCTYCSKSFKLPVYLRVHERIHTGEKPYSCEQCGKRFHSSGDCTKHQQEHTGEKPYKCSKCDESFSHSCSLKMHQVTHSKDIPFHCEQCGKSFNRLDTLKNHKLIHTNDRQ